The genomic window CCCACCATCCTTCTGCTCCGGTGCCGGCGCGCCCCAGCGCCGGCCACGTGACTGGCCGCGCCGACGCCTCGACCCGGGTCAACGTCCCGCGGATGGCCATCCGTCAGTCGACTGCCCTCCAAGACCCGTTCGGGGGCGCTCGCGACTGTGAGCACCTCATGCCGCGGCGCCCACTCCCATCGCGCCCGAACTGCCTGATTGGCCCGCCCTCATCGGGCAATCTGGCGCGCTCGCGAGCGGAACCGTCGTCAAGCTCAGCGGCAGTTCCGCAGCACGAGAGAGCTCAGTACACGGAACAGTCGGGGCCATCGATGACGAGTACCTCACCGTCACGCAGCGCTCGGTATGGCACGCCGTCCGCTTCGTAGGCGGCTGCAAGGCGACTCAACGCCGCCGACGCGGGGTGTTCCGGCGAATCGACATGGGGAACGACGACGAAGTCGAGGATGCCCATGCCCGTCCAGAGCGGCTCTCCGCCGTAGATGGACTGCACGATCCATGGGTCATCCGTTCGTTCGAAGCCTCGGATCGTCGGCCCGAGAACGCAGGGACCGGCGCTATAACCGGCGTATACCAATGCGTCTCGATGGAGGAGGCGGGCTAGCGCCTCGTCTGCACCTGCTCGGTG from Actinomycetota bacterium includes these protein-coding regions:
- a CDS encoding peptidase; this translates as MRLYLSSFRMGDRSEQLPRLVGGAKRVAVIANAMDGDHTAARSAGVEREVTALSTLGFRPEELDLRAYFNQPEAVEAVLADFGLVWLRGGNVFMLRYALHRAGADEALARLLHRDALVYAGYSAGPCVLGPTIRGFERTDDPWIVQSIYGGEPLWTGMGILDFVVVPHVDSPEHPASAALSRLAAAYEADGVPYRALRDGEVLVIDGPDCSVY